The following proteins are encoded in a genomic region of SAR324 cluster bacterium:
- a CDS encoding autotransporter outer membrane beta-barrel domain-containing protein, which translates to MENLVLKVIQFVIVFCLSSAVLSAKDPTSDPNILCSEPERKELVQQFQQMDLDVKFIADFCERFAPSDPSSQKNSKTKTSFLSPKKKLLRQGVRLRQLSSEENDQAKQTSEQMLMALLTSKELASGASVPGESYYQKGDNPEILQNNINLKNRSVYQLNPNNFIESNDLSTKLGEGNWDFSSGIIWQLNLGQAKTSFFETDTGTTLKGNHLEVRLQRFFTPLLLSGISQSYRKQRGTLRKTSLTKSIDLEQFQLLGNFGIAWEADNGLGLRGSLMGGWSENRLNYRLQEDDKAYFSDSIDNGQFTWGFEFGPTFKLMERWRAGMRWQKQNSITTVRFAEGNKATLHPLQTYLIWAEYIVETR; encoded by the coding sequence TTGGAAAACCTTGTTCTGAAGGTTATCCAATTCGTGATTGTTTTTTGCCTTTCATCCGCTGTTTTGTCGGCAAAAGATCCAACATCCGACCCAAATATCCTCTGCTCAGAACCTGAAAGGAAGGAGTTAGTCCAACAATTTCAGCAAATGGATTTGGATGTCAAATTCATAGCTGATTTTTGTGAAAGATTTGCGCCAAGCGATCCTAGCTCACAAAAAAATTCAAAAACAAAAACAAGCTTTTTATCACCTAAGAAAAAATTACTAAGGCAGGGAGTGCGGCTTCGTCAGCTCTCAAGTGAAGAAAATGATCAAGCAAAACAAACTTCTGAACAGATGTTGATGGCTCTCTTGACTTCTAAAGAGCTTGCATCAGGTGCTTCAGTTCCTGGAGAAAGTTATTATCAAAAAGGTGATAATCCAGAAATTTTGCAAAATAATATTAATCTAAAAAATCGATCAGTTTATCAGCTAAATCCCAACAATTTTATAGAAAGCAATGATCTTTCTACGAAATTGGGGGAGGGTAATTGGGATTTTTCATCTGGAATCATTTGGCAACTGAATCTTGGTCAGGCCAAAACTAGTTTTTTTGAGACAGATACCGGAACAACGCTAAAGGGGAATCACTTAGAAGTTAGGCTACAAAGATTTTTTACACCACTTCTGTTATCGGGGATCAGCCAATCTTATCGCAAACAAAGAGGAACTCTTAGAAAAACAAGTTTGACCAAATCAATTGATCTCGAACAATTCCAGCTGCTTGGAAATTTTGGAATTGCTTGGGAAGCAGATAATGGGTTGGGCTTACGGGGTAGTCTGATGGGTGGATGGTCAGAAAACCGGTTAAATTATCGGCTGCAGGAAGATGACAAAGCTTATTTTTCAGATTCAATTGATAATGGACAGTTTACTTGGGGATTTGAGTTTGGGCCAACATTTAAGTTAATGGAACGGTGGAGAGCAGGCATGCGGTGGCAAAAACA
- a CDS encoding alcohol dehydrogenase catalytic domain-containing protein produces the protein MKKIGVALFGNKSLEVREFPYLEPGLNEVLIEVKAAGICGSDLHFYRSSPDELGARYGKIVGHEPAGIVVQTGDAVSNFKVGDRVTVNHTLGCGHCHYCHQGETVLCPTGKGMALADAGANTNVLKLPENTCLELPENISFEDGTFIACTGATAYNAVQQLRGQAVRNVVVFGLGPVGLSAILMLERMGINVVGIDPIKSRRDFATSLGFEKIADFTETEGIIEMSPNPEGFCGSIETSGASNAQSRAIDVLRPKGVVIYLGLSKGVPSISPEQFIHKQIRLQGSKVLPSWAAVEMMNFMQESNLSFEQLIREKIPLQKAAEAFEKFESGLSGKFILLPN, from the coding sequence ATGAAAAAAATTGGAGTTGCCCTTTTTGGGAACAAATCGCTTGAAGTGAGGGAATTTCCTTATTTAGAGCCTGGATTGAATGAGGTCTTGATTGAAGTGAAGGCAGCTGGAATTTGTGGTAGTGACTTGCATTTTTATCGTTCCAGTCCAGATGAGTTGGGTGCTCGTTACGGAAAAATTGTAGGTCATGAGCCTGCAGGAATCGTTGTCCAAACTGGAGATGCTGTTAGTAACTTCAAAGTTGGTGATCGGGTGACCGTAAATCACACGCTAGGTTGTGGTCACTGTCACTACTGTCACCAAGGGGAAACTGTTCTTTGCCCAACTGGGAAAGGAATGGCCTTGGCGGATGCTGGAGCAAATACCAACGTTCTGAAGCTTCCGGAAAATACCTGTCTTGAACTCCCAGAGAATATTTCCTTTGAAGACGGTACTTTTATCGCGTGTACTGGAGCGACTGCGTACAATGCGGTTCAACAATTGAGGGGTCAAGCGGTTCGCAACGTAGTTGTCTTCGGGCTGGGTCCAGTGGGATTGTCAGCGATATTAATGCTTGAAAGAATGGGAATCAATGTGGTAGGAATCGATCCAATTAAGAGCCGCAGGGACTTTGCCACCTCACTTGGTTTTGAAAAAATCGCAGACTTTACAGAGACTGAAGGTATCATCGAGATGTCCCCCAATCCAGAAGGTTTTTGTGGAAGTATTGAAACCAGTGGGGCAAGTAATGCTCAGAGTCGGGCGATTGATGTGCTGAGGCCAAAGGGAGTTGTAATCTACCTTGGATTAAGCAAGGGAGTCCCCAGTATCTCTCCAGAGCAATTTATTCATAAGCAGATTAGGTTGCAGGGCTCAAAAGTTTTACCCTCTTGGGCAGCAGTTGAGATGATGAATTTTATGCAGGAGAGCAACTTATCCTTTGAACAGCTTATTCGAGAGAAAATCCCTCTTCAGAAAGCTGCAGAGGCCTTTGAGAAGTTTGAGAGTGGGCTGTCTGGGAAATTTATTTTATTGCCAAACTAG
- a CDS encoding rod shape-determining protein produces the protein MSVFSSLTKSFVQDLAIDLGTANTLVCTQKHGIVIREPSVVAVKRISRGEMRILAVGQVAKEMMGRTPRGVEAIRPLKDGVISDFDIAQEMLSYFIRETQLQFSALKTKPRIVIAIPSGITQVERRAVREAALLAGAKEVFLIEEPMAAAIGAGLPVQDATGSLIVDIGGGTTEVAVICLASIVFSDSSRIGGDVMDETISQYAKQKYNLLIGERTAENVKILLGNAIEGSATHQTMEVRGRDVISGVPKTLLFHESEIRECLADNCVAIVKLVKKTLEQTPPELAADIVEKGIFLAGGGSMLAGLDKLLSEEVNLKVMHADDPLSCVALGTLKVLAELDLLAQIELNN, from the coding sequence GTGTCTGTTTTCTCTTCGCTTACCAAGTCCTTTGTTCAGGATCTTGCCATTGACCTTGGCACTGCCAATACGCTTGTCTGTACGCAAAAGCATGGGATTGTTATTCGTGAGCCTTCTGTCGTCGCGGTGAAGCGAATTTCCCGGGGGGAAATGCGAATTCTGGCGGTGGGCCAGGTTGCTAAGGAGATGATGGGAAGAACTCCACGCGGAGTAGAAGCCATTAGGCCTTTAAAAGATGGAGTGATTTCAGACTTTGACATTGCTCAGGAAATGCTGAGTTATTTTATTCGTGAAACCCAGCTACAGTTTTCTGCATTGAAGACCAAGCCACGGATTGTCATCGCCATCCCCTCCGGAATTACCCAAGTTGAACGGAGAGCTGTCAGAGAAGCGGCGTTGCTAGCTGGAGCTAAAGAAGTCTTTTTGATTGAAGAACCTATGGCTGCAGCAATCGGAGCAGGTCTCCCGGTTCAGGATGCTACAGGTTCGTTGATTGTTGATATTGGTGGTGGAACCACGGAGGTCGCCGTTATCTGTTTAGCCAGCATTGTCTTCAGTGATTCAAGCCGAATAGGCGGTGACGTGATGGACGAAACCATCAGCCAGTACGCCAAGCAAAAATACAACTTGTTGATTGGCGAACGAACTGCAGAAAACGTCAAGATTCTCTTGGGCAATGCAATTGAGGGAAGTGCTACCCACCAGACAATGGAAGTTCGTGGGCGAGATGTGATTTCAGGAGTACCAAAAACCTTACTATTTCATGAATCAGAGATACGTGAATGTCTAGCGGACAACTGTGTGGCAATTGTAAAATTGGTCAAAAAGACTTTGGAGCAAACTCCCCCTGAATTGGCTGCAGACATTGTTGAAAAAGGCATTTTCTTAGCTGGTGGAGGTTCCATGCTGGCTGGTTTAGACAAATTATTGAGCGAGGAGGTCAACTTAAAAGTAATGCATGCTGACGATCCTCTGAGCTGTGTGGCCTTGGGAACTTTAAAGGTTTTAGCAGAATTGGACCTACTGGCTCAGATTGAACTCAACAATTAG